One stretch of Deltaproteobacteria bacterium DNA includes these proteins:
- a CDS encoding 30S ribosomal protein S12, producing the protein MPTINQLVKQGRAKQRRKVAAPALQRSPQKRGVCTRVYTQTPKKPNSALRKVARVRLTNGIEVTTYIPGIGHNLQEHSVVLLRGGRVKDLPGVRYHIIRGTLDSIGVQDRKQGRSKYGAKRPK; encoded by the coding sequence ATGCCGACAATCAACCAGCTAGTGAAGCAGGGCCGCGCCAAGCAGCGGCGAAAGGTCGCCGCGCCCGCCTTGCAGCGATCCCCGCAGAAGCGCGGGGTCTGCACGCGCGTGTATACCCAGACGCCGAAGAAGCCGAACTCCGCGTTGCGTAAAGTGGCGCGCGTGCGGCTGACCAACGGCATCGAGGTCACTACCTATATTCCGGGCATCGGGCATAACCTGCAGGAGCACTCGGTGGTGCTGCTGCGCGGTGGACGCGTCAAAGACCTGCCCGGCGTTCGTTATCACATCATCCGCGGGACCTTGGACTCGATCGGGGTCCAGGATCGCAAACAGGGACGCTCCAAGTACGGGGCCAAACGGCCCAAGTAG
- the rpsG gene encoding 30S ribosomal protein S7 — MPRKGEVRRREVLPDPKFHDRTVAKFINSMMLSGKKSTAEGILYGALDLVAARTKDDALGIFKRALDNVKPVVEVRSRRVGGATYQVPVEVRPNRRLSLGMRWLVQNARGRGEKSMAERLAGEVIDAANGRGGAIKKKEDTHRMAEANKAFAHYRW, encoded by the coding sequence ATGCCGCGCAAAGGTGAAGTGCGGCGTCGGGAAGTCTTGCCCGACCCGAAATTCCATGACCGAACGGTGGCCAAGTTCATCAACTCGATGATGCTCTCGGGCAAGAAGAGCACCGCCGAGGGTATTCTCTACGGAGCGTTGGACTTGGTGGCGGCGCGAACCAAGGACGATGCCCTGGGTATCTTCAAGCGCGCGCTCGATAACGTGAAGCCGGTGGTCGAGGTGCGCTCCCGGCGCGTCGGTGGCGCCACCTACCAGGTGCCGGTGGAAGTCCGGCCGAACCGGCGTTTGTCACTGGGAATGCGTTGGCTGGTCCAGAATGCCCGTGGCCGGGGTGAGAAGTCGATGGCGGAGCGCCTCGCGGGCGAAGTCATCGACGCCGCCAACGGGCGCGGTGGGGCGATCAAGAAGAAGGAAGACACCCACCGCATGGCGGAGGCGAACAAAGCGTTCGCGCACTATCGCTGGTAA